In the Longimicrobiaceae bacterium genome, one interval contains:
- a CDS encoding amidohydrolase family protein — translation MRFPVLALLLCAACAPARPGEPPALRTATLNPARAPALRVEVLAQIVAGPFVVLHERAACTPDGRVFDAVYTYEVQDDRITRVWRTRRVPGDPGSGVTRTGPDRGSLSPQVREFITVSEPVVALTGATVIDGTGAAPKANQTIVIRDGRIAEVGPSGSVQIPEGARRMELRGSTIVPGLVGIHNHLFIRATVGRRVQLGFSAPRLYLASGTTTVRTAGTTVPYADINTRTAIERGEIPGPRVHLTAPYVTGSGRASDREMAIIESPEAARRFVAYWAVEGATWIKASLHVRRAELQALIEEAHRRGVKVTGHLCAARRSRQRPASTLTVQARSARITTRC, via the coding sequence ATGCGATTCCCCGTCCTCGCGCTCCTCCTCTGCGCCGCCTGCGCTCCCGCGCGACCCGGCGAGCCGCCCGCACTCCGCACGGCGACCCTGAACCCGGCGCGCGCCCCGGCACTGCGAGTGGAGGTCCTTGCCCAGATCGTCGCCGGCCCCTTCGTCGTGCTGCACGAGCGAGCCGCCTGCACCCCGGACGGGCGGGTCTTCGACGCGGTGTACACGTACGAGGTGCAGGATGACCGGATCACACGCGTGTGGCGCACCCGGCGCGTGCCGGGCGATCCCGGCAGTGGAGTGACCCGGACCGGCCCGGACCGTGGATCTCTCTCCCCGCAGGTCCGCGAATTCATCACGGTCAGCGAGCCGGTGGTGGCGCTCACCGGGGCCACCGTGATCGATGGGACGGGAGCCGCACCGAAGGCCAACCAGACCATCGTGATCCGCGACGGGAGGATCGCCGAGGTCGGCCCGTCGGGTAGCGTGCAGATACCGGAGGGGGCGCGACGGATGGAGCTGCGCGGCTCCACGATCGTCCCCGGACTGGTCGGAATCCACAACCACCTCTTCATCAGGGCCACCGTCGGGCGCAGGGTCCAGCTCGGCTTCTCCGCGCCACGCCTCTACCTCGCCTCCGGGACGACCACGGTCCGTACCGCTGGAACGACCGTGCCCTACGCCGACATCAACACCCGCACGGCCATCGAGAGGGGAGAGATCCCGGGACCCCGCGTGCATCTCACCGCGCCCTACGTGACCGGCAGCGGCCGTGCAAGTGACCGCGAGATGGCGATTATCGAGTCTCCGGAGGCGGCCCGCCGTTTCGTGGCGTATTGGGCCGTGGAGGGCGCGACATGGATCAAGGCGTCCTTGCATGTCCGTCGCGCCGAGCTCCAGGCGCTGATCGAGGAGGCACACCGGCGCGGAGTAAAGGTTACGGGACATCTCTGCGCCGCCCGTCGGTCCAGGCAGCGCCCGGCAAGTACCTTGACTGTCCAGGCACGGAGTGCTAGAATTACAACACGGTGCTGA
- a CDS encoding BlaI/MecI/CopY family transcriptional regulator, with protein MGPETTADLSRRERQVMDALFALGQGTINDILERIPEPPSYSAVRASLRVLEEKGQVEHHWDGPRYLYRPVVPKESARRAALGHLVRTFFGGSAEAAAVALLGMTGHKLSDDDLRRLAQQVDAAREQGR; from the coding sequence ATGGGTCCCGAGACCACCGCCGACCTCAGCCGCCGGGAGCGCCAGGTGATGGATGCGCTCTTCGCGCTGGGCCAGGGCACCATCAACGATATCCTGGAGCGCATCCCCGAGCCACCTAGCTACTCCGCCGTGCGCGCCTCCTTGCGCGTGCTGGAGGAGAAGGGCCAGGTCGAGCACCACTGGGACGGTCCGCGCTACCTCTACCGGCCCGTGGTGCCGAAGGAGAGCGCCCGCCGCGCGGCCCTCGGCCACCTGGTGCGCACGTTCTTTGGCGGCAGCGCCGAGGCGGCCGCCGTAGCGCTCCTCGGGATGACCGGTCACAAGCTCAGCGACGACGACCTGCGGCGACTGGCGCAGCAGGTGGATGCCGCCCGCGAACAGGGGAGATGA
- a CDS encoding M56 family metallopeptidase — MTMDISGILAELHAAGRILPELSFKVALVLGAAGLLALALRRRSAAARHLVWTTAVAGVLALPLVQLLPVRLDLLPAWLSGAPETAPAPDAAPTFLSEEHAPAARRLTPQPPLPSPGSDALPQGAPGWRLADLRWQPLLGATWLLGTLVLVLRLLLGRATLWRMACTGERIVDEDWTVAADRISRRFGGRRARLIRSRRTEMPMTWGVIRPVVLLPASCEGWSDERREMVLRHELAHVARRDVISLGLAQLACAVHWFNPLCWLALRQLRAEAERCCDDRVLSTGTRASSYAQYLLEMVGTAGRARVPSAALPMAQRSTFESRLLAILEPNVKRGAPGRVGAALTVGGLASLVVALGAMRPADAGAAGVRIPVPERPEIERAAPTAVPPAPVHGLMPEEGPGSSPLTPEAPAGPPAPVAVDTPPRGSKAPLETKQGWETPPAPSAAAVAGADNVLPTGTVEDLTWTASEDDTVRLQLSMRWGMAWAKSWSIARSELRGLSDQEIASPTSTPVSFRIEREAGVVEFEGVFTQGKGAGYFTFQPDRRFLQTLHSLGIQGADRVTERDLRLLALVALGHTSTTQIRELLALGLGSPSLKEVAELAINGVTPEYVRSLRSLGLSGTSTASSLVELRLHRITPQYVRDLEALGYRNVSRPQLLQMGIHGVTPAFIRKVREAGFQDPSPSTLVDMRIHGIRSERVDRGRRRGE, encoded by the coding sequence ATGACCATGGACATCAGCGGGATCCTGGCCGAACTCCACGCCGCTGGCCGTATTCTCCCGGAGCTCTCCTTCAAGGTGGCGCTGGTGCTCGGTGCGGCCGGCCTGCTGGCCCTGGCGCTCCGCCGCCGTTCCGCGGCGGCGCGGCATCTGGTATGGACAACGGCGGTGGCGGGGGTGCTCGCGCTTCCGCTGGTGCAGCTCCTCCCTGTGCGACTGGACCTGCTCCCCGCCTGGCTCAGCGGCGCTCCTGAAACGGCCCCTGCTCCCGACGCGGCGCCCACGTTCCTGTCGGAAGAGCACGCGCCCGCGGCGCGGCGGCTGACGCCTCAGCCGCCTCTTCCCTCGCCTGGCTCTGACGCCCTGCCGCAGGGGGCACCCGGGTGGCGCCTGGCCGACCTCCGCTGGCAACCGCTCCTCGGGGCCACGTGGCTGCTCGGCACACTGGTGCTCGTGCTGCGGCTACTGCTCGGCAGGGCAACGCTGTGGCGGATGGCATGCACGGGGGAGCGGATCGTAGACGAAGACTGGACCGTCGCCGCCGACCGCATCTCCCGGCGCTTCGGTGGCCGCCGCGCGCGGTTGATCCGCAGCCGCCGGACGGAGATGCCGATGACGTGGGGCGTGATCCGCCCCGTCGTCCTCCTCCCCGCCAGCTGCGAGGGATGGTCGGATGAGCGGCGCGAGATGGTGCTCCGGCACGAGCTGGCGCACGTGGCCCGCCGGGACGTGATCTCCCTCGGGCTCGCCCAGCTCGCCTGCGCCGTGCACTGGTTCAATCCGCTCTGCTGGCTGGCGCTCCGCCAGCTCCGGGCGGAGGCGGAGCGGTGCTGCGACGACCGGGTGCTCAGCACCGGCACCCGCGCCTCGTCCTACGCGCAGTACCTCCTGGAGATGGTGGGCACCGCCGGCCGCGCACGCGTTCCCTCGGCGGCGCTGCCGATGGCACAGCGCTCCACCTTCGAGAGCCGGCTGCTGGCGATCCTGGAACCCAACGTAAAACGTGGCGCACCCGGCCGCGTCGGGGCCGCGCTCACCGTGGGTGGCCTCGCCTCGCTGGTGGTGGCCCTCGGTGCGATGCGCCCCGCCGATGCGGGCGCTGCCGGTGTGCGCATACCCGTCCCGGAACGTCCGGAGATCGAGCGCGCCGCGCCGACTGCCGTGCCGCCGGCCCCAGTGCACGGGCTCATGCCCGAGGAGGGGCCCGGATCCTCCCCCCTCACTCCTGAAGCCCCGGCGGGGCCGCCCGCCCCTGTAGCCGTGGACACGCCCCCCAGGGGGTCGAAGGCTCCGCTGGAGACGAAGCAGGGATGGGAGACGCCGCCCGCCCCGTCCGCGGCGGCGGTTGCGGGCGCGGACAACGTCCTGCCGACGGGCACGGTCGAAGACCTTACATGGACGGCGTCCGAGGACGACACGGTACGCCTCCAGCTTTCGATGCGGTGGGGCATGGCATGGGCGAAGTCGTGGTCGATCGCCCGCTCGGAGTTGCGCGGCCTCTCCGACCAGGAGATCGCCTCCCCGACCTCCACACCGGTCTCCTTCCGGATCGAGCGTGAGGCGGGGGTCGTCGAGTTCGAAGGCGTATTCACCCAGGGGAAGGGCGCCGGCTATTTCACCTTCCAGCCGGATCGCCGGTTCCTGCAGACGCTCCACTCGCTCGGGATCCAGGGTGCCGATCGGGTCACCGAGCGCGACCTGAGGCTTCTTGCGCTTGTCGCCCTTGGTCACACCTCTACCACCCAGATCCGGGAGCTGCTGGCGCTGGGTCTGGGTTCCCCGAGCCTCAAGGAGGTGGCGGAGCTCGCGATCAACGGCGTCACGCCCGAGTACGTTCGCTCATTGCGGTCCCTGGGCCTCTCGGGCACGAGCACGGCATCCAGCCTCGTCGAGCTGCGGCTCCATCGGATCACCCCGCAGTACGTTCGCGATCTGGAGGCGCTGGGGTACCGCAATGTCTCCCGCCCGCAGCTCCTCCAGATGGGCATCCACGGGGTGACGCCCGCCTTCATCCGGAAGGTGCGTGAGGCGGGCTTCCAAGACCCGTCGCCCAGTACTCTCGTCGACATGAGGATTCACGGCATCCGTTCGGAGCGCGTCGACCGCGGCCGGCGCCGTGGAGAATGA
- a CDS encoding helix-turn-helix transcriptional regulator gives MGETEEVRFDAEKLAALLRAKRGRHGLRDTAAEIGVSPSTLSRVEQGKAPDVDTLAKLCFWLGITPAELMPSLSSSPAEDLHRVELATPDRIEMHLRADKVLDKATIDALVTVVRLAYQAAERMRAFELPANSNPEPPPEDL, from the coding sequence ATGGGGGAGACGGAGGAGGTCAGGTTTGACGCCGAAAAATTGGCTGCGCTGCTTAGGGCTAAGCGGGGGCGACACGGCCTCCGTGATACTGCGGCTGAGATCGGTGTAAGCCCCTCGACGCTATCTCGTGTGGAGCAGGGGAAGGCACCCGATGTGGATACGCTTGCGAAACTATGTTTCTGGCTCGGGATTACGCCGGCTGAACTGATGCCTTCCCTGTCCTCCTCGCCCGCGGAGGACCTGCACAGAGTGGAGCTCGCGACCCCAGATCGGATCGAGATGCATCTCCGGGCTGACAAGGTGCTGGATAAAGCAACAATCGATGCACTCGTGACGGTGGTACGACTTGCTTATCAAGCCGCGGAGCGGATGCGAGCCTTCGAGCTACCGGCGAATTCCAATCCCGAGCCACCACCAGAAGACCTATAG
- a CDS encoding CBASS oligonucleotide cyclase: MGRQHVGHREIAQFGEERVNLPAEKAKEYRAQANRLGERLQGYLSEHPDFSLRRLMLSGSLAKGTALRSLNDIDMGAYISGSEAPADRIALLAYLAERLRTAFPNFKPDQVQPQTYSVTVSFRGSGLDVDVVPILYGGDPEWRGNLVSQDDGSLLETSIPLHLEFAKRRKQAQQTHFAQVVRLAKYWVRNTKQEREGFRFKSFMVEMVLAHLCDQGLDFSDYPEALQHFFTYIARSNMREQIVFTDCYMASAVEPFTEPVQIIDPVNATNNVSRLYTAAQADAIVDAALDAGDAIDAALGAPTKQETIRYWQKVFGPSFHV; the protein is encoded by the coding sequence ATGGGACGACAGCATGTGGGACATCGGGAGATCGCGCAGTTCGGGGAAGAGCGCGTCAACCTGCCCGCTGAGAAGGCGAAAGAGTACCGTGCGCAGGCGAACCGACTGGGCGAGCGGCTGCAGGGATACTTGAGCGAGCATCCAGATTTCTCGCTCCGCCGCTTGATGCTCTCTGGTAGTCTGGCGAAAGGGACTGCGCTCCGATCGCTGAACGACATCGACATGGGAGCCTACATCAGCGGCTCCGAAGCACCCGCCGACCGCATCGCCTTGCTTGCCTACCTGGCGGAGCGCCTTCGCACAGCGTTCCCGAACTTCAAGCCCGACCAGGTGCAGCCGCAGACGTACAGCGTCACGGTGTCGTTCCGGGGGAGCGGGCTGGACGTGGACGTGGTGCCCATCCTCTACGGCGGGGACCCGGAGTGGCGCGGCAATCTGGTCAGTCAGGACGATGGTTCGCTCCTGGAGACGAGCATCCCGCTCCACCTGGAGTTCGCGAAGAGGCGTAAGCAGGCCCAGCAGACGCACTTCGCGCAGGTCGTCCGGCTCGCGAAGTACTGGGTGCGCAACACGAAGCAGGAGCGCGAGGGGTTCCGGTTCAAGTCGTTCATGGTGGAGATGGTGCTCGCGCACCTCTGCGATCAGGGGCTCGACTTCTCCGACTACCCCGAAGCCCTGCAGCACTTCTTCACCTACATCGCGCGCAGCAACATGCGCGAACAGATCGTCTTCACCGACTGCTACATGGCGTCGGCGGTGGAACCCTTTACCGAGCCGGTGCAGATCATCGACCCGGTGAACGCCACCAACAACGTCAGCCGGCTCTACACCGCCGCGCAGGCGGACGCGATCGTAGACGCGGCGCTCGATGCCGGGGACGCGATCGACGCCGCGCTCGGCGCCCCGACCAAACAGGAGACCATACGCTATTGGCAGAAGGTCTTCGGGCCCTCCTTCCATGTGTGA
- a CDS encoding AAA family ATPase, translating to MSKSVSTEELFGHRITYPDVEPRERLARLVGVDDQKRRLARILAVLVNPTGLRSWAEKHHPGADRLLAMVLRRPPLVVLAGDVGSGKTELAETIGDAVARQEEIDITLLPLSLSARGQGRVGEMTQLVSAAFDHTVAEAAKLKRASGKARGGVILLVDEADALAQSREAAQMHHEDRAGVNAFIRGVDQIANRQVPAAVIMCTNRLGALDPAVRRRAADILVFERPNDEQRNAVLAEPLESLGLCAGQIAALVAATGPRDGRDYGFTFSDLTQRLLPSIILDAYPTVAVDPERALATARAMGPTPPFRDSEGETGR from the coding sequence ATGAGCAAGAGTGTTTCGACTGAAGAGCTATTCGGGCATCGCATCACCTACCCCGACGTGGAACCCCGGGAGCGCCTCGCCAGGCTGGTCGGAGTAGACGACCAGAAGCGACGCCTCGCTCGCATCCTGGCCGTACTCGTCAACCCGACCGGACTGCGGAGCTGGGCGGAGAAGCACCATCCTGGTGCCGACCGGCTGCTCGCAATGGTGTTGCGCCGCCCTCCGCTCGTCGTCCTCGCGGGCGATGTGGGCTCGGGCAAGACTGAGCTCGCGGAGACGATCGGCGATGCGGTCGCGCGTCAGGAAGAGATCGACATCACGCTCCTCCCCCTGAGCCTCTCCGCGCGTGGGCAGGGGCGGGTTGGGGAGATGACGCAGCTGGTGAGCGCCGCCTTTGACCACACCGTCGCCGAGGCGGCCAAGCTGAAACGGGCATCGGGAAAAGCACGGGGCGGGGTCATCCTCCTGGTGGACGAGGCAGACGCGCTTGCACAGTCCCGCGAGGCCGCGCAGATGCACCACGAAGACCGCGCGGGGGTGAACGCCTTCATCCGCGGCGTGGACCAGATCGCAAACCGGCAGGTACCGGCTGCGGTGATCATGTGCACGAACCGGCTGGGCGCGCTCGATCCGGCCGTCCGGCGGCGCGCGGCCGACATCCTGGTCTTTGAACGCCCCAACGACGAGCAGCGGAACGCCGTCCTCGCCGAGCCGCTGGAATCTCTCGGGCTCTGCGCAGGACAGATCGCCGCGCTCGTCGCCGCGACCGGGCCACGGGACGGACGTGACTACGGGTTCACGTTCTCGGACCTGACCCAGCGCCTCCTCCCCTCGATCATCCTCGATGCGTACCCCACGGTGGCCGTGGACCCCGAGCGGGCGCTCGCCACCGCAAGGGCGATGGGGCCGACGCCGCCGTTCCGCGACTCCGAAGGAGAGACAGGGCGATGA
- a CDS encoding SAVED domain-containing protein, which translates to MGEQSAARLAGDRYQHLYSWYELLRLLDEDYEYGYVEHPRAGAADDVTLHAPLGSGKASKFVQVKFHVTLGQLYSTESLVEVETGVRSLLHKLFDSWRALKDQGPVEIWLVSNWAAAPEFGRFIGQNRGLCDDFFVGGDRSAAGRARRRWREAVGVSPEEFAPFCRALRLRLGFGGLDEVEELVQDRMRAYGLRYGPRVLAEVVDEVASRIITGGEAKQVTSESLQEVISRRQLWASAPDEPKVSLWVHGWARRVWDRQPTLELDWTGHFNRDRRELPAPEVWTDSLLPALRSAREALSGTPGGAYIDFRGKLPLSGSLAVGQAFPEVAGFSFRTEQPMGGETFLWRSDAPATGRDFVVREERGESGDDLLIVLSITGEAWHDAETFFASVPGRFSAVVYAEPDSGPGPGSIQSAGDAVALAGRGKELMRDRRRRYGARRVHLVLYGPATFALFLGQRLNALGPVVSYERTAEGSYQAAIILQTG; encoded by the coding sequence ATGGGTGAGCAGAGCGCCGCCCGCCTCGCAGGGGACCGCTACCAGCATCTGTACAGCTGGTACGAACTCCTGCGCCTGTTGGATGAGGACTACGAGTACGGGTACGTCGAGCACCCCAGAGCGGGCGCAGCCGACGACGTGACGCTGCATGCGCCGCTTGGGAGCGGGAAGGCGTCGAAGTTCGTGCAGGTGAAATTCCACGTTACACTCGGTCAGCTGTACTCGACCGAGTCGCTCGTGGAGGTCGAAACTGGTGTACGCTCACTGCTGCACAAGCTCTTTGACAGCTGGAGGGCGCTGAAGGACCAGGGACCGGTCGAGATCTGGCTGGTGAGCAACTGGGCGGCGGCCCCGGAGTTCGGGAGGTTCATCGGTCAGAACCGCGGCCTGTGTGACGACTTCTTCGTTGGCGGTGATCGCTCGGCGGCGGGCCGGGCGCGTCGACGCTGGCGCGAGGCCGTCGGTGTCTCACCGGAGGAGTTCGCGCCGTTCTGCCGCGCACTTCGGCTGCGCCTCGGCTTCGGAGGGCTCGACGAGGTCGAGGAACTTGTCCAGGACCGGATGCGTGCCTACGGCCTGCGGTATGGACCGCGTGTGCTCGCCGAGGTGGTGGACGAGGTAGCCAGCCGGATCATAACAGGGGGGGAGGCGAAGCAGGTGACGTCTGAGTCGCTCCAGGAGGTGATCTCGCGGCGACAGCTCTGGGCGAGTGCCCCGGACGAGCCGAAGGTGAGTCTTTGGGTGCACGGGTGGGCCCGGCGGGTGTGGGACCGGCAGCCCACGCTCGAGCTGGACTGGACCGGGCACTTCAATCGCGACCGCCGGGAGCTACCAGCGCCCGAGGTCTGGACCGATTCGCTCCTGCCGGCTCTACGTTCCGCCCGCGAGGCGCTCTCGGGGACACCCGGTGGCGCGTACATCGACTTCCGCGGGAAACTGCCGCTAAGCGGATCCCTGGCGGTGGGTCAGGCATTCCCGGAGGTCGCGGGATTCTCGTTCCGCACGGAGCAACCAATGGGGGGCGAGACGTTTCTCTGGCGCTCCGACGCACCGGCGACGGGCCGGGACTTTGTGGTGCGTGAGGAACGGGGCGAGAGCGGGGATGATTTGCTGATCGTGCTATCGATTACTGGTGAGGCCTGGCACGACGCGGAGACCTTCTTCGCCTCCGTGCCTGGACGCTTCAGCGCGGTCGTATACGCCGAGCCCGATAGCGGTCCTGGCCCGGGTTCGATCCAGTCCGCTGGCGATGCAGTTGCGCTCGCCGGCCGCGGCAAGGAGCTGATGCGGGATCGACGGCGCCGCTACGGTGCTCGGCGCGTGCATCTTGTTTTGTACGGCCCGGCGACGTTCGCCCTCTTCCTAGGGCAGCGGCTGAACGCACTTGGCCCTGTTGTGTCCTACGAGCGGACTGCCGAGGGTTCGTATCAGGCGGCCATCATTCTGCAGACAGGCTGA
- a CDS encoding P63C domain-containing protein, translating to MVRLAEGARTSAPMVREKPARYGTDRMPMAVCSGPLELGGVSVECHVLNTGERVIHLRSAVQALTGREHGNLGEIVGVAALKSHLDADLVLGENRAFLIPGTQFIGHGLTAETFNRICRAFVSALAAGALRTQRQQMVAIRCSLMLGASADVGLIALIDEATGFEKVRAARELQAKHSFFFADRMRPWEKTFPDELWVQFARLTGWTGPIQKRPRWWGKLVTELIYEALDSDVLLHLKTHKPPPRHRQNWHQWFNEDQGLRALLAHIDQVLGIAKSCDCIEELSDRVAIAFSTRHVQIPLPLYRR from the coding sequence ATGGTCAGGTTGGCCGAGGGGGCGCGCACAAGCGCGCCGATGGTGCGGGAGAAGCCGGCGCGGTATGGAACGGACCGGATGCCCATGGCGGTGTGCTCCGGGCCGCTGGAGTTGGGCGGCGTCTCCGTAGAGTGTCACGTCCTGAACACGGGAGAGCGGGTGATCCACCTCCGCTCGGCGGTGCAGGCGCTCACTGGACGAGAGCACGGCAACCTGGGAGAAATCGTGGGGGTCGCTGCCCTTAAGTCGCACTTGGACGCTGACTTAGTCCTGGGAGAAAATCGGGCCTTCTTGATCCCCGGAACGCAGTTCATCGGACACGGTCTGACGGCCGAGACGTTCAACCGGATCTGTCGCGCGTTTGTGTCTGCCCTCGCCGCGGGCGCGCTCCGGACGCAACGCCAGCAGATGGTCGCGATTCGATGCAGCCTAATGCTCGGCGCCTCGGCCGACGTCGGGCTGATCGCCTTAATCGACGAGGCGACCGGATTCGAGAAGGTGCGGGCGGCACGCGAGCTCCAGGCGAAGCACAGCTTCTTCTTCGCAGACCGGATGCGCCCCTGGGAGAAGACCTTCCCGGATGAGTTGTGGGTGCAGTTCGCGCGTCTGACCGGATGGACTGGCCCGATCCAGAAGCGGCCGCGGTGGTGGGGCAAGCTGGTAACGGAGTTGATCTACGAGGCGCTTGACTCCGACGTGCTCCTTCACCTTAAGACGCACAAGCCGCCGCCTCGGCACCGCCAGAACTGGCACCAGTGGTTCAACGAGGATCAGGGGCTCCGCGCGCTGCTGGCCCACATTGACCAGGTGCTTGGTATCGCCAAGTCGTGCGACTGCATCGAGGAGCTGAGCGACCGCGTAGCGATTGCCTTCAGCACCCGGCATGTGCAGATTCCGCTCCCCTTGTATCGGCGGTAG